The Fervidobacterium gondwanense DSM 13020 genomic sequence ACACCATACTCTCGTTTGTATTGAGTTCAACAGACTTGTTTAATCCTAAAATGTTCGATAAGTCTTTCATACGATCCCCCCTAAATTTAAGAAGATAATGTTAACTAAAAGTATTGAAACTTTCCAAAAACCGCATTATTCTTATAAAGATGGGACACCCCCCAACCTACTCTTGACAAAGGAGGTATCCCGATAGGGATAACTCAATGCTCTCTTGCCAAAACGTTATTCCACCAGCTTTTACAAAAACGGTCATGACAAATACGGTAACCAACAATTCCTTTGCAAACTCTGCCATCATTCCTTCAAACTTTCCCATTCTCACAAACACAAAAACTTCTCTTTCCCTTATCCCAAATGCCCTTCTTGTGG encodes the following:
- a CDS encoding IS1/IS1595 family N-terminal zinc-binding domain-containing protein, whose translation is MPKRYSTSFYKNGHDKYGNQQFLCKLCHHSFKLSHSHKHKNFSFPYPKCPSCGRSKVFG